A single region of the Streptomyces caelestis genome encodes:
- a CDS encoding ATP synthase F0 subunit B translates to MDVQKKLDEIVAAVSGARSMPMSASCVVNRAELLSMLEEVRAALPGSLAQAQELIGDREQMVEQARQEAERIIQSAHAERGSLISDTEVARRSQAEADRILAEARKEAEEIRAEADEYVDSKLANFEVVLTKTLGSVGRGREKLLGTGPGTDEQGYQDEDAPERSHDPETQRRTADEYVDIKLGAFEAVLAKTLEAVGRGRQKLHGRIATDDLGALADDTSTVQHTSDADYLAGLAGLAEEKPPAEQPAQQQDYGQPQPAYSPTSGYAPAGGAPIQQQPDPYGGYPQQPYAAQQDQYGYQADPYAYQGYDPQQPAYDPNQAQQPQQGHQSPQSPQGYALDETSLFDTGMISAEQLRAYEQGRGNG, encoded by the coding sequence GTGGACGTGCAGAAGAAGCTCGACGAGATCGTCGCCGCGGTCTCCGGCGCCCGGTCCATGCCCATGTCGGCCTCGTGCGTGGTCAACCGCGCCGAACTGCTCTCCATGCTGGAAGAGGTGCGCGCGGCGCTGCCCGGCTCCCTCGCCCAGGCCCAGGAGCTGATCGGCGACCGCGAGCAGATGGTCGAGCAGGCCCGCCAGGAGGCCGAGCGGATCATCCAGAGCGCGCACGCCGAGCGCGGCTCCCTGATCTCCGACACCGAGGTCGCCCGCCGGTCCCAGGCCGAAGCCGACCGGATCCTCGCCGAGGCCCGCAAGGAGGCCGAGGAGATCCGCGCCGAGGCCGACGAGTACGTCGACTCCAAGCTCGCCAACTTCGAGGTCGTCCTCACCAAGACCCTCGGCTCCGTCGGCCGCGGCCGTGAGAAGCTCCTCGGCACCGGCCCCGGCACCGACGAGCAGGGCTACCAGGACGAGGACGCCCCGGAGCGCAGCCACGACCCGGAGACCCAGCGCCGTACCGCCGACGAGTACGTCGACATCAAGCTCGGCGCCTTCGAGGCGGTCCTCGCCAAGACCCTGGAGGCCGTCGGCCGCGGCCGGCAGAAGCTGCACGGCCGGATCGCCACCGACGACCTCGGCGCCCTGGCCGACGACACCAGCACCGTCCAGCACACCAGCGACGCCGACTACCTCGCCGGCCTGGCCGGCCTCGCGGAGGAGAAGCCCCCGGCCGAGCAGCCCGCCCAGCAGCAGGACTACGGCCAGCCGCAGCCGGCCTACTCCCCCACCTCCGGCTACGCTCCGGCGGGAGGTGCCCCCATCCAGCAGCAGCCCGACCCCTACGGCGGCTACCCGCAGCAGCCGTACGCCGCCCAGCAGGACCAGTACGGCTACCAGGCCGATCCCTACGCCTACCAGGGCTACGACCCGCAGCAGCCCGCGTACGACCCGAACCAGGCCCAGCAGCCACAACAGGGGCATCAGAGCCCACAGAGCCCACAGGGATACGCCCTGGACGAGACCAGCCTCTTCGACACCGGAATGATCAGCGCCGAGCAGCTCCGGGCCTACGAGCAGGGCCGCGGCAACGGCTGA